The following are encoded in a window of Roseimaritima ulvae genomic DNA:
- a CDS encoding cytochrome c3 family protein: MRRKEIKPLQPPWFDRPSDRWVCGHADEGHACAHGPDPAGGCPGLGPCRPVQTNSGWKCSRPTCLGGGCEPGPSADGTCGQQPTPCNPRVSWHYRRRQLILGGTAAALAVLCLLIGVRWRGEPLRPGPLHRSHAQILGGQLASDRCAACHPAAKGSLLNWFVSAEFEHAGVSQSQLCIECHHVKIDPQRATMAHNLTVEELRLISRSGDPSKATRGASSWHDRLPGPEFGNTTAECSACHREHRGPDHSLTALTNHQCQTCHQDRFASFASDHPDWTDWPYGRGGAIAFNHATHANKHFATAAAGGKAEPFDCRRCHTVTSGGEIARSGNFEATCASCHDASLKLEAAEGLELFALPALPQPPREWPDWPVDAQGFYDGRVEPLTEWLIAADPQVRAALAELPSGRDFAKINPNDAAQVAAAQTVASAIANLTDELAANSQQAIRRRLTASGVSSATASRVAAYLSPQLIYDARLRWFGSPPRGTQPVQPGIDPQAARRVPSVLRWVVHFENPLRELGDADAAAPSRLDTPPPRMAQLTVPEDDPLLLPLGEDDPLLEDVLSASSTDAAEDALQRGDFDAAVALPDGGWYQDDLRLAIRYRGGGHADPILQALVDAAAELPADSPLAARVLQNRAIAGCVQCHPPSGGNGALRWTSGTREPGRKEFTRFRHQPHFNLPNLADCRYCHKVAGDAAGVRLASTQERLQQEFEPLRKAACAVCHTSQAAGDNCTQCHNYHVTK, encoded by the coding sequence GTGCGACGCAAAGAAATTAAACCTCTCCAACCGCCGTGGTTCGACCGTCCCTCGGATCGTTGGGTCTGTGGGCACGCCGATGAAGGGCACGCTTGCGCCCACGGGCCCGATCCTGCGGGCGGATGTCCGGGGCTGGGACCTTGTCGTCCGGTGCAAACCAATTCCGGGTGGAAGTGCAGCCGTCCGACCTGTCTGGGCGGCGGCTGTGAACCAGGTCCGAGTGCGGATGGCACATGTGGCCAGCAACCCACGCCCTGCAACCCACGCGTATCCTGGCACTACCGCAGACGGCAATTGATTCTTGGCGGCACCGCGGCCGCATTGGCCGTGTTGTGTTTGCTGATCGGCGTGCGGTGGCGGGGCGAACCCTTGCGCCCCGGACCGCTGCATCGCTCGCATGCTCAGATCCTGGGTGGACAATTGGCCTCCGATCGCTGTGCGGCCTGCCATCCTGCGGCCAAGGGATCGCTGCTGAACTGGTTCGTAAGTGCCGAATTCGAGCACGCCGGGGTATCACAATCGCAGCTGTGTATCGAATGCCACCATGTCAAAATTGATCCACAGCGAGCGACCATGGCGCACAACTTGACGGTCGAAGAACTGCGGTTGATCAGCCGCAGCGGCGACCCGTCAAAGGCCACGCGAGGTGCCTCCAGCTGGCACGATCGGTTGCCGGGCCCGGAGTTCGGCAATACCACGGCGGAGTGCAGCGCCTGCCATCGAGAGCATCGTGGGCCGGATCACAGCTTGACGGCCCTGACCAACCACCAATGTCAAACCTGCCATCAAGACCGCTTTGCTAGTTTCGCCAGCGATCATCCGGATTGGACGGATTGGCCGTACGGGCGCGGTGGAGCAATCGCCTTCAATCACGCCACGCATGCGAATAAGCACTTTGCCACTGCCGCAGCGGGGGGCAAAGCCGAACCGTTCGACTGCCGACGCTGTCACACGGTAACCTCCGGCGGCGAAATCGCTCGCTCGGGAAACTTCGAAGCGACCTGCGCATCCTGCCACGACGCATCGCTCAAATTGGAGGCGGCGGAAGGACTGGAGTTGTTCGCCTTGCCAGCGCTGCCTCAGCCGCCCCGCGAATGGCCCGATTGGCCGGTTGACGCGCAAGGTTTTTACGATGGGCGAGTGGAACCGCTGACCGAATGGTTGATCGCCGCTGATCCACAGGTCCGGGCGGCTTTGGCCGAACTGCCCAGCGGTCGAGACTTCGCGAAAATCAATCCCAACGACGCGGCTCAGGTTGCAGCCGCCCAGACCGTGGCCAGCGCAATCGCCAACCTAACCGATGAGTTGGCCGCCAACAGCCAGCAGGCGATCCGCCGACGCTTGACCGCCAGCGGCGTCTCGTCGGCCACCGCCTCTCGCGTGGCCGCCTACCTGTCGCCTCAACTGATCTACGACGCTCGCCTGCGTTGGTTCGGCTCGCCGCCGCGGGGGACTCAGCCGGTTCAGCCGGGGATCGATCCTCAGGCGGCGCGGCGGGTGCCGTCCGTGCTTCGCTGGGTCGTTCATTTTGAAAACCCACTACGTGAGCTGGGCGACGCCGATGCGGCTGCACCAAGTCGACTGGATACACCACCGCCGCGGATGGCGCAGTTGACGGTTCCCGAAGACGACCCCTTGCTGTTGCCTTTGGGTGAAGACGACCCATTGTTGGAAGACGTCTTGTCAGCGAGTTCAACCGACGCTGCGGAGGACGCGTTGCAACGAGGCGATTTTGACGCGGCCGTAGCGCTCCCGGACGGTGGCTGGTATCAAGACGATTTGAGGTTGGCGATCCGTTATCGAGGCGGAGGCCACGCGGATCCAATTCTGCAGGCGTTGGTCGACGCTGCAGCGGAATTGCCCGCCGATTCGCCCTTGGCCGCCCGAGTGTTGCAGAACCGTGCGATCGCAGGGTGTGTGCAATGTCATCCGCCAAGTGGCGGCAACGGAGCGTTGCGATGGACATCGGGGACGCGTGAACCCGGTCGGAAAGAGTTCACCCGTTTCCGTCATCAGCCGCACTTCAACTTGCCAAACTTGGCGGATTGCCGCTACTGCCACAAGGTCGCCGGCGATGCCGCTGGTGTGCGGTTGGCATCGACACAGGAGCGGCTGCAGCAAGAGTTTGAACCGCTGCGGAAAGCCGCCTGCGCGGTCTGCCATACATCGCAAGCCGCCGGTGACAACTGCACCCAGTGCCACAACTACCACGTCACCAAGTAA
- a CDS encoding DUF1579 family protein: protein MDPAQSPESKAAQQKFSSMLGAWTGVCRTWFQPGVLADESPIEGRFFRNLPGEFLRHQYTSSLNGKPRSGEETLIFNSITKRFECVWMDTFHMNYAIMFSDGEATEDGWFVVGSYDVAADTPRWGWKTVYQIVEEQRLQITAYNVSPEGQSDKAIELVYTRRRAS from the coding sequence ATGGATCCTGCCCAATCACCCGAATCGAAAGCAGCCCAGCAAAAATTCTCGAGCATGTTGGGGGCGTGGACGGGCGTCTGTCGGACTTGGTTCCAACCCGGAGTGTTGGCGGACGAATCACCCATCGAGGGCCGTTTCTTTCGCAATTTGCCGGGCGAATTTCTGCGGCACCAATACACGTCCAGCCTGAATGGCAAACCTCGATCGGGGGAGGAAACGCTGATATTTAATTCCATCACGAAGCGATTCGAGTGCGTCTGGATGGATACGTTTCACATGAACTACGCCATCATGTTTTCCGACGGCGAAGCGACCGAGGATGGTTGGTTCGTGGTCGGCAGCTACGACGTCGCCGCCGATACTCCCCGTTGGGGCTGGAAAACAGTTTACCAAATCGTTGAAGAACAACGGCTCCAGATCACCGCGTATAACGTCAGCCCCGAAGGCCAATCGGACAAGGCCATCGAGTTGGTGTACACCCGTCGGCGGGCCAGTTAA
- a CDS encoding sensor domain-containing diguanylate cyclase, with protein sequence MKRFGTTTRIAFAMAMWSATVLLGLRLAGELNDGDQQLLASRTMLSESVAVSCSQMISRHDYVGLQVVLESLVSRNPDVLSAKASPTTDPQQGASSPFAEVVVGPHAEVWNREASQATSTQIAVPVLDGGHPCGRIQVAFRPPVGQGMLGFLALPSIRVTLFATLINFLGFSIWLRRCFQHLDPAKAVPYRVRSALDTMAESLLVLDRQGRIMMANAAFAKICDQPADRLQGKSFDSLDWEFADGVQRPSTKWLRETADATSEGDLPGIRLRDAGGRLRHFKVNASSVLAEDGKPRGILMSLDDVTAIEEKNQALQEALGHLEQSQAEVQEQNERLTFLATRDPMTSCLNRRSFFDLFNEQWKSMQRYKHPLSCVMVDVDHFKSINDNHGHQTGDEVLKAVAAALLETARDTDYVCRYGGEEFCILLPHVDLEGAKQAAERIRVAIENLEVQSLKITASLGCSDSQQGGETPDQMIDQADQCLYYAKRNGRNQVAGFDVIQQAEPEQQVLEQVQQIQEDVDSAGVEVAPQNESAAESESEHAQSI encoded by the coding sequence ATGAAACGATTTGGAACCACGACACGAATTGCCTTTGCGATGGCCATGTGGTCGGCGACCGTCTTGCTAGGCTTGCGTTTAGCTGGGGAACTGAACGATGGCGATCAGCAACTGTTGGCATCCCGCACGATGTTATCGGAATCGGTCGCCGTCAGTTGTTCACAAATGATCTCTCGCCACGACTATGTCGGCTTACAAGTCGTGCTGGAATCGTTGGTCAGCCGTAATCCGGATGTGTTGTCGGCCAAAGCCAGCCCAACGACGGATCCTCAGCAGGGCGCGTCGAGCCCCTTTGCCGAAGTTGTGGTGGGGCCGCATGCGGAAGTTTGGAACCGTGAAGCGAGCCAAGCGACCAGCACTCAAATCGCGGTCCCGGTTTTGGATGGTGGGCATCCCTGCGGCCGCATTCAAGTTGCTTTCCGGCCGCCGGTTGGACAGGGCATGTTGGGGTTTCTAGCCCTGCCGTCGATCCGCGTGACCCTGTTCGCAACGTTGATCAATTTTCTGGGCTTCAGCATTTGGCTGCGACGCTGCTTCCAGCATCTCGATCCCGCCAAAGCCGTTCCGTACCGCGTGCGTTCGGCGCTTGACACGATGGCCGAAAGCTTGCTGGTGCTGGATCGTCAGGGCCGCATCATGATGGCCAACGCAGCCTTCGCCAAAATTTGTGACCAACCTGCCGATCGTCTACAAGGCAAATCATTCGACTCCCTCGATTGGGAATTTGCGGACGGCGTGCAACGGCCTTCGACAAAATGGCTTCGTGAAACTGCCGACGCGACCTCCGAGGGCGACCTGCCGGGAATCCGCTTGCGGGATGCCGGAGGTCGACTGCGACACTTTAAAGTCAACGCAAGTTCCGTTTTGGCTGAGGACGGTAAGCCCCGAGGAATTTTGATGAGCCTGGATGACGTCACGGCGATCGAAGAAAAGAATCAAGCTCTACAAGAGGCCCTGGGACATCTGGAACAGTCACAGGCCGAAGTGCAGGAGCAGAACGAACGCCTGACCTTCCTGGCAACCCGCGATCCGATGACATCCTGTTTGAATCGCCGCTCGTTCTTTGACCTGTTCAACGAACAGTGGAAGTCGATGCAACGCTACAAGCACCCGCTGAGTTGTGTGATGGTGGATGTCGATCACTTTAAATCGATCAATGACAACCACGGGCACCAAACTGGCGATGAGGTGCTGAAAGCCGTCGCGGCGGCGCTGCTGGAAACGGCTCGAGACACCGACTACGTATGCCGCTACGGGGGCGAGGAATTTTGTATCCTGCTGCCTCACGTGGACCTGGAAGGCGCCAAGCAAGCGGCGGAAAGGATTCGTGTGGCGATCGAAAATCTGGAAGTGCAATCGCTGAAGATCACCGCTAGTTTGGGCTGCAGCGATAGCCAACAGGGCGGCGAAACGCCCGATCAAATGATCGATCAAGCCGACCAGTGTCTGTATTACGCCAAACGCAACGGCCGTAACCAAGTCGCCGGCTTTGATGTCATTCAGCAAGCGGAACCGGAACAACAAGTGTTGGAGCAGGTGCAGCAGATTCAAGAAGATGTCGACAGCGCGGGCGTGGAAGTAGCCCCGCAAAACGAATCGGCCGCCGAATCAGAATCCGAACACGCTCAGAGCATTTAA
- a CDS encoding DUF2293 domain-containing protein: protein MPDQTRIVSPGPHDHAVRTAEGQVLLVPRDWELLPPGDAGLTRRVKAGGPTWTVKQKKGRRMFSLGVWAPADRIAAVRAGLAAERSTDAYAKRRQADAKRREKKQEEYVEDFRGAVLAFLNFDPAYAELAERLADAVTAHATPVGSGTVARTQRIPIERRAESAVIAWMRHQTTGYDNMKIPGVKGQRREVRRMLAERSRGLLQAYRAGQTVAAQHCPLQRALASS from the coding sequence ATGCCGGATCAAACACGGATCGTCTCCCCGGGCCCCCACGATCACGCGGTTCGCACCGCCGAGGGGCAGGTTTTGCTAGTACCTCGCGACTGGGAATTGCTGCCCCCGGGCGACGCCGGGCTGACCCGTCGCGTCAAGGCGGGGGGGCCGACCTGGACGGTGAAGCAGAAAAAAGGCCGCCGCATGTTTTCGCTGGGCGTCTGGGCGCCGGCGGACCGCATCGCCGCTGTGCGAGCCGGTTTGGCTGCCGAACGCTCGACCGACGCCTACGCCAAACGCCGGCAAGCCGATGCGAAGCGGCGTGAAAAGAAGCAGGAGGAATACGTCGAGGACTTTCGCGGCGCGGTGTTGGCGTTTCTGAACTTCGACCCCGCGTATGCTGAGTTGGCCGAACGGTTAGCCGACGCCGTGACCGCTCACGCCACCCCGGTGGGCAGCGGCACCGTCGCTCGCACCCAACGGATTCCCATCGAACGCCGCGCCGAATCGGCGGTGATCGCTTGGATGCGACATCAAACGACCGGCTATGACAACATGAAAATTCCTGGTGTCAAAGGCCAACGGCGGGAAGTCCGGCGGATGCTGGCCGAACGCTCACGCGGCCTGCTGCAGGCGTACCGTGCCGGACAGACGGTGGCAGCACAACATTGCCCGCTGCAGCGGGCGCTGGCGTCTTCTTAG
- a CDS encoding TIGR01777 family oxidoreductase produces MTSTSVFERSVELPVDQASAFAYHDSPGALQRLLPPWESIEILSTDNQITVGSRVRLKAKVCGLPIKYTAKHTVYDPPHHFQDVQEKGPFAGWCHDHRFDAVSASQSRLTDHLEYRIPLGPLGKLLGSRMARNQLEAMFRYRHATTRQDLNLAAAYSLSSQRIGLSGATGLVGQQLQPLLQMLGHQVDSIVRHKADAADEIAVWDDAFDTAADANLEKLRRLDAVVHLAGKPIAAGRWSEQTKRQIRDSRVDKTHQLCQRLAALGDDKPQTLLCASATGIYGDRGDETLDEQSDPGQGFLADVAQQWEQACQPAVDAGIRVVHLRFGMILSPRGGALQKTLLPAKLGGGRLGSGRQWWSWIALDDVLGGIYHALATPELHGPVNFVAPQALTNAQFTAVLGKVLRRPTIVPAPAFALRLALGEMADALLLASARVEPRQLQQTGYAFRFPDLEAALLHLLGRNS; encoded by the coding sequence ATGACCTCCACCAGCGTCTTCGAACGCTCTGTCGAGCTGCCGGTCGATCAAGCGTCGGCCTTCGCCTACCATGACTCGCCGGGGGCCCTGCAGCGACTCTTGCCACCTTGGGAGTCGATCGAGATTCTATCGACCGACAACCAGATCACCGTCGGCAGTCGCGTTCGCTTGAAGGCCAAGGTGTGTGGATTGCCGATCAAGTACACGGCCAAACATACCGTTTATGATCCGCCACACCATTTCCAAGATGTACAGGAAAAAGGCCCGTTTGCCGGTTGGTGTCACGACCATCGCTTCGACGCCGTTTCCGCATCGCAATCGCGGCTGACCGATCACCTTGAATATCGCATTCCGCTGGGACCGCTCGGCAAGCTGCTGGGAAGTCGGATGGCGCGAAACCAACTGGAAGCCATGTTTCGCTATCGACACGCGACCACGCGGCAAGACCTGAATCTGGCCGCTGCCTATTCGCTGTCGTCTCAACGCATTGGTCTATCGGGCGCCACCGGCCTGGTCGGCCAACAGTTGCAACCGTTGCTGCAGATGTTGGGGCATCAAGTCGATTCGATCGTTCGCCACAAGGCGGACGCGGCGGATGAAATCGCGGTGTGGGATGACGCCTTCGACACCGCGGCGGACGCCAATCTAGAAAAACTTCGTCGACTGGACGCGGTGGTCCACCTGGCAGGAAAACCGATCGCCGCGGGCCGCTGGAGCGAACAAACCAAACGGCAGATTCGCGACAGCCGAGTCGATAAGACACATCAACTGTGTCAGCGTCTGGCGGCGCTGGGAGACGACAAACCGCAAACCCTGCTATGCGCCTCGGCAACGGGAATCTATGGCGATCGTGGCGATGAGACGTTGGACGAGCAATCGGATCCGGGGCAGGGTTTTTTAGCGGATGTAGCTCAGCAATGGGAACAAGCCTGTCAACCTGCGGTCGATGCCGGGATCCGCGTTGTTCATCTTCGCTTTGGCATGATCCTTTCGCCGCGTGGGGGCGCGCTGCAGAAAACCCTGTTGCCCGCCAAGCTGGGCGGAGGCCGGTTGGGTAGCGGCCGACAGTGGTGGAGCTGGATCGCGCTCGATGATGTACTGGGCGGCATCTACCATGCGTTGGCCACCCCAGAACTGCACGGCCCGGTAAACTTCGTGGCCCCGCAAGCGTTGACCAATGCTCAGTTCACCGCGGTCTTGGGCAAGGTGTTGCGGCGTCCAACCATCGTCCCCGCGCCGGCCTTTGCGCTGCGACTGGCGCTCGGTGAAATGGCCGACGCCTTGCTGCTTGCCAGTGCGCGTGTGGAACCGCGACAACTTCAACAGACCGGGTACGCGTTTCGTTTTCCCGATCTGGAAGCGGCACTGCTGCATCTGCTGGGACGGAATTCGTAA
- a CDS encoding 4Fe-4S dicluster domain-containing protein yields MQPSATAINVRRPQRWDEPFDPSMADSEVAWLLTRTPFAQMSPKTFPPSTPLEGILRNDCCIRRYLPGQVVVREGDYGNSAFLVLSGSVRAMLKNLPPEQLGRTPPQPMSWKQALRQLWRRPAFAETREPSSINAAQFPRVAEVDDRQGIFLQDFDGVLQNHKTLELSVGDLFGEVAAMFRSPRTATVIADSESTLLEIRWQGLRLLRRDKPFTQQLEQHFRAHWLKKHLQETPQLRYLPAEQLQRVADAVGMQSFGRIEWNAQFQKSRKLPAAEQIESEPLVAAENHLPTDLILIRAGFARLCQQHGAGHQTSAYLGKGQLFGFEEIAHNALRPAGAPPVPLQQSLRAVGFLDTLHIPLEVVAEHVLPFVRKAELPRPITLIRRTGIEPIKGPGAQPGQSGTQPGPTVSPTGRPSGEDELPTGLLEFIVQNRLNNGRQAMMVDLHRCTRCDDCVKACATAHDGNPRFARIGASHQRLQFVQACMHCMDPVCMIGCPTGAIARNPATGTVSVHEPICIGCGTCAAACPYQNIQMVEVRDPQGRFYRDEKTELPILKATKCDMCQTQPSGPACAAACPHDALVRIDLSNVDSLRDWLGQRGVAEGEV; encoded by the coding sequence ATGCAGCCTTCCGCAACCGCGATCAATGTGCGTCGTCCCCAGCGTTGGGACGAACCCTTCGACCCTTCGATGGCCGACAGCGAAGTGGCCTGGTTGCTGACGCGCACTCCCTTTGCGCAGATGTCGCCCAAAACCTTTCCGCCCAGCACGCCGCTGGAAGGTATTCTTCGCAACGACTGCTGCATTCGCCGGTATCTACCCGGTCAGGTAGTGGTCCGCGAAGGCGATTACGGCAACAGTGCCTTCCTGGTGCTATCGGGCAGCGTCCGCGCGATGCTGAAGAATCTGCCACCCGAACAACTCGGTCGCACCCCGCCGCAGCCCATGAGCTGGAAGCAGGCGCTGCGGCAGTTGTGGCGGCGCCCCGCGTTTGCCGAAACCCGCGAACCCAGCTCCATCAACGCGGCCCAGTTTCCTCGGGTGGCTGAGGTCGACGACCGGCAGGGTATCTTCTTGCAGGATTTTGACGGCGTGCTTCAGAATCATAAAACGCTGGAATTGAGCGTGGGGGACTTGTTCGGCGAAGTCGCCGCGATGTTCCGTTCGCCTCGGACCGCAACGGTGATCGCCGATAGCGAATCGACGCTATTGGAAATTCGCTGGCAGGGTCTACGGTTGCTGCGCCGTGACAAACCATTCACTCAACAACTGGAACAGCATTTCCGCGCCCATTGGCTGAAGAAACATCTGCAGGAAACGCCACAGCTGCGGTACCTGCCGGCGGAACAGTTGCAACGGGTGGCCGATGCCGTGGGGATGCAATCCTTTGGTCGCATTGAGTGGAACGCCCAGTTTCAAAAATCACGCAAACTTCCGGCCGCCGAGCAAATTGAATCGGAGCCGTTGGTGGCGGCGGAAAACCATTTGCCCACTGATCTGATTCTGATCCGTGCCGGCTTCGCACGCCTATGTCAGCAACACGGCGCGGGGCATCAGACGAGTGCCTATTTGGGCAAAGGTCAATTGTTCGGGTTTGAAGAAATCGCTCACAACGCGCTCCGCCCGGCCGGAGCGCCGCCGGTGCCATTGCAACAATCGCTCCGTGCCGTGGGCTTTCTCGACACCCTGCACATTCCCCTGGAAGTCGTCGCCGAACACGTGCTGCCGTTTGTTCGCAAAGCGGAATTGCCGCGGCCGATCACCCTGATCCGCCGCACCGGGATTGAACCCATCAAGGGGCCCGGGGCGCAGCCGGGACAGTCTGGGACGCAGCCGGGACCGACGGTGTCGCCGACGGGACGGCCCAGCGGAGAAGACGAACTGCCCACCGGGCTGCTGGAGTTCATCGTCCAGAACCGGTTGAACAATGGCCGCCAAGCGATGATGGTGGACCTGCATCGCTGTACCCGCTGCGACGACTGCGTCAAGGCGTGCGCGACGGCTCACGATGGCAACCCTCGGTTCGCCCGCATCGGCGCCTCGCATCAACGCTTGCAGTTTGTGCAGGCTTGCATGCACTGCATGGATCCGGTGTGCATGATCGGCTGTCCCACCGGTGCGATCGCTCGCAACCCAGCCACGGGCACGGTCAGCGTGCACGAGCCGATTTGTATTGGTTGTGGAACCTGCGCGGCGGCCTGTCCATATCAAAACATTCAGATGGTCGAAGTACGCGATCCTCAGGGACGCTTCTACCGCGATGAAAAGACGGAACTGCCGATCCTGAAAGCGACCAAGTGCGACATGTGTCAGACGCAACCCTCCGGTCCGGCGTGCGCGGCGGCCTGTCCGCACGACGCTCTGGTCCGCATTGATTTGAGCAATGTCGATTCGCTCCGCGACTGGCTCGGGCAGCGCGGGGTTGCGGAAGGAGAAGTCTGA
- a CDS encoding sigma-70 family RNA polymerase sigma factor, with the protein MPNRSATSSLRPVWLKMPELEPAIAAWRNSQVRAVPLEGDILRRSASAIASEEIGFIGNRGFGDPDAGQRIFAAPLELQPVQNPPSRPAMRISDLPRHLSRLCEAPLITPDQERLLFERMNFLRHQANQHRSRLDPKRPAKTRIELIRKLLFLADWHRDRIVEANLRLVFSIVKKFTNQHNRFDDLLSDGIVALMRAADKFDFERGFRFSTYATQVVRRDAYRSVVTTRDERQKVSSGLQDMEIDVSDEIRQPNMSESRWHLLRSRLASMLGDLDRREKLIIRARFALGSHRRVQTLQSLASRLGVSKERVRQLERRALDKLTAMAVDAGYQDVEQGMV; encoded by the coding sequence ATGCCTAATCGATCCGCCACGTCCTCCCTTCGTCCCGTTTGGCTGAAAATGCCCGAACTCGAACCTGCCATTGCAGCATGGCGGAACAGTCAAGTGCGCGCCGTGCCGCTCGAAGGTGATATTCTGCGGCGCTCTGCGTCTGCGATCGCCAGCGAAGAAATTGGCTTTATCGGCAATCGCGGATTCGGCGACCCTGACGCGGGACAGCGGATTTTTGCCGCTCCGCTGGAACTGCAACCGGTACAAAATCCTCCCAGTCGCCCAGCGATGCGAATCAGCGACTTGCCGCGGCACCTGAGCCGACTGTGTGAGGCACCATTGATTACCCCCGACCAAGAACGGCTGTTGTTTGAGCGGATGAACTTTCTGCGGCATCAAGCCAATCAGCATCGCTCGCGACTGGACCCCAAGAGGCCTGCCAAAACGCGAATCGAGTTGATTCGCAAATTGCTGTTCCTGGCCGATTGGCACCGCGATCGGATCGTCGAAGCCAATCTGCGTTTGGTATTCTCGATTGTCAAAAAGTTTACCAACCAACACAATCGCTTTGACGACCTGCTGAGCGATGGGATTGTGGCTTTGATGCGAGCTGCGGACAAATTCGATTTCGAACGCGGCTTCCGCTTCAGCACCTACGCGACCCAAGTCGTCCGTCGCGATGCCTACCGCAGTGTCGTTACCACTCGCGACGAACGCCAAAAGGTATCCAGTGGTCTGCAGGACATGGAAATAGATGTCAGCGATGAAATCCGCCAACCGAATATGAGCGAATCGCGATGGCATCTACTTCGCAGTCGCTTAGCCAGCATGCTCGGGGACCTGGACCGGCGCGAGAAACTGATTATCCGCGCACGTTTCGCGTTGGGCTCTCATCGTCGCGTACAGACGCTGCAAAGCCTTGCCAGTCGGTTAGGAGTTTCTAAAGAGCGGGTCCGTCAGTTGGAACGCCGGGCGTTGGATAAGTTAACCGCCATGGCCGTCGATGCAGGCTATCAGGACGTCGAACAGGGTATGGTGTAA
- a CDS encoding PQQ-binding-like beta-propeller repeat protein, with protein MLSLAPSAQAQESWNQWRGPHRNGVWADVELPEDLQDSLQLVWEQTDLSPSYSGPVVIEGTVYSTETVDRQIERVTAYNLASGEQRWQVTWPGSLAVPFFAASNGDWIRATPAVESGHLVVSSMRDVLVCLDPQTGDEKWKLDFAKQLGTRQPSFGNVCSPLIDGDSIYVQAGQAVTKLSLADGSVQWQAMKNDEGMSSSGAFSSPVIAELAGERQLVVQTRETLAGLRLTDGKVLWQQAIPAFRGMNILTPLIQDDTVFTSAYGGRSEMFRVRQQADQSFTVEPLWENKAQGYMSSPIRIKDHIYLHLRNQRIVCIDANSGKETWTSKPFGKYQSWVSDGERILALDQAGTLLLIAADPTELKILDSRKVADNSWAHLAVQDRFVIVRKLNALSVFGF; from the coding sequence ATGCTCTCCCTGGCGCCTTCAGCTCAAGCCCAAGAATCTTGGAATCAGTGGCGCGGCCCCCATCGCAATGGCGTTTGGGCCGATGTGGAACTGCCTGAGGATCTACAGGATTCCCTGCAACTGGTTTGGGAACAGACGGATTTGTCCCCCAGCTACAGTGGCCCGGTCGTGATTGAGGGAACCGTCTACAGCACCGAAACGGTCGATCGCCAAATCGAACGAGTGACCGCCTACAACCTTGCGAGCGGCGAACAGCGATGGCAGGTAACTTGGCCGGGATCGCTGGCGGTCCCGTTCTTTGCCGCCAGCAATGGCGACTGGATCCGCGCGACGCCCGCCGTCGAATCGGGACATTTGGTCGTATCCAGTATGCGAGACGTTTTGGTTTGTCTGGATCCGCAAACCGGCGATGAAAAATGGAAGCTGGATTTTGCCAAGCAACTGGGCACCAGACAGCCTTCGTTTGGCAACGTCTGCAGCCCGTTGATCGATGGCGACTCGATTTATGTCCAAGCCGGTCAGGCCGTTACCAAGCTGTCACTGGCCGATGGCAGCGTGCAGTGGCAAGCCATGAAGAACGACGAGGGGATGAGCAGCAGCGGAGCGTTTTCGAGCCCCGTGATCGCGGAACTGGCCGGCGAACGCCAGTTGGTGGTGCAAACTCGCGAGACGCTGGCGGGTTTGCGTCTGACCGATGGCAAGGTGCTATGGCAGCAAGCGATCCCTGCGTTTCGCGGCATGAATATCCTGACGCCCCTGATCCAAGACGACACGGTGTTTACTTCCGCTTATGGCGGCCGTAGCGAAATGTTCCGTGTCCGACAACAAGCCGACCAATCTTTCACGGTCGAGCCGCTTTGGGAAAACAAAGCACAGGGCTATATGTCTTCCCCAATTCGAATCAAAGACCACATTTACCTGCACCTGAGAAACCAACGCATCGTCTGTATCGACGCCAATAGCGGCAAAGAAACCTGGACCAGTAAGCCCTTTGGCAAGTACCAAAGCTGGGTCAGTGATGGCGAGCGAATCCTGGCGTTGGACCAAGCGGGAACGTTGCTGCTGATCGCCGCCGATCCCACGGAACTGAAAATACTGGATTCACGAAAGGTTGCCGACAATTCTTGGGCACACCTCGCCGTGCAGGACCGGTTTGTGATCGTGCGGAAATTAAATGCTCTGAGCGTGTTCGGATTCTGA